The Acinetobacter sp. GSS19 genome includes a region encoding these proteins:
- a CDS encoding SDR family oxidoreductase, translated as MSNNESHYPTSAPAQTQIQQPGEQESMYPQPEIIKENYQGSHKLKGKIALISGGDSGIGRSVAVLFAREGADVAIIYLEEQQDAEITRQLVENEGQRCLLLEGDLSQPELAATCVEQTLQCFGKINILINNAGVQYQQSDIGEISHGQLEKTFKTNFFSMFYLTQKVLPHLQEGDSIINTTSITSYRGHDELIDYASTKGAITTFTRSLSTNLLKQKKGIRVNAVAPGPIWTPLIPSSFDAQTVAEFGTSTPMGRMGQPSEVAPAYLFLACDGASYISGQVIHVNGGEIING; from the coding sequence ATGAGCAATAATGAAAGCCACTATCCTACTTCAGCACCAGCTCAAACCCAAATTCAACAACCGGGTGAACAGGAAAGTATGTATCCTCAGCCCGAAATTATTAAGGAAAATTATCAAGGCAGTCACAAGCTGAAAGGTAAAATTGCTCTGATCAGTGGCGGTGACAGTGGCATTGGACGTTCAGTTGCTGTGCTGTTTGCCCGAGAAGGTGCTGACGTTGCCATTATCTATTTAGAAGAACAGCAGGATGCCGAAATAACGCGGCAGCTGGTTGAGAATGAAGGTCAACGTTGCCTACTGCTTGAAGGAGACTTAAGCCAACCAGAGCTAGCCGCAACGTGCGTGGAACAAACTTTGCAGTGTTTTGGCAAGATTAATATCCTGATTAATAATGCTGGTGTGCAATATCAACAGTCTGATATCGGCGAAATCAGTCATGGACAGTTGGAAAAAACCTTTAAAACCAACTTCTTTTCAATGTTCTATCTTACGCAAAAAGTTTTACCGCATCTACAGGAAGGCGACAGTATTATCAATACCACCAGTATCACCAGCTACCGTGGTCATGATGAACTCATCGATTACGCCAGTACCAAAGGTGCCATCACCACATTTACCCGTAGCCTGTCGACTAATTTACTCAAACAAAAAAAAGGGATTCGAGTAAATGCCGTCGCGCCAGGACCGATCTGGACGCCTTTAATTCCCAGCAGTTTTGATGCGCAAACTGTGGCAGAGTTTGGTACCAGTACCCCAATGGGTCGTATGGGGCAACCGAGTGAAGTAGCACCCGCCTACTTGTTTTTAGCTTGTGATGGAGCCAGCTATATCAGTGGACAAGTCATCCATGTGAATGGAGGTGAAATCATTAATGGCTGA
- a CDS encoding KGG domain-containing protein, with amino-acid sequence MANQNTRHDDDNNSGTSNRGFASMDPERVREIASKGGRAAHASGHAHEFTSEEAREAGRAAHASGHAHEFTSEEAREAGALSHKNDDRNGRSGGRSRYDDDEDDNRGGNRSGGRGRSRYDDDEDDNRGGNRSGGRGRSRYDDDEDDNRGGNRSGGRSRYDEDEDDNRGGNRSGGRGRSRYDDEEDDNRGGNRSGGRGRSRYDEDEDDNRGGNRSSGRGRSRYDDDEDDNRGGNRSGGRGRSRYDDDEDDNRGGNRSSGRGRSRYDDDEDDNRGGNRSGGRGRSRYDDEDDNRGGNRSGGRGRSRYDDDEDDNRGGNRSGGRGRSRYDDDEDDNRGGNRSGGRGRSRYDDEDDDRGSRSGSRGRGQQKRDEYGRFTRD; translated from the coding sequence ATGGCTAATCAAAATACTCGACACGACGATGATAATAACTCAGGAACTTCAAACCGCGGATTCGCTAGCATGGACCCGGAACGCGTACGTGAAATTGCAAGTAAAGGTGGACGTGCAGCGCATGCCAGTGGTCATGCACATGAATTCACCTCAGAGGAAGCACGCGAAGCGGGACGCGCTGCTCACGCCAGTGGTCATGCCCACGAATTTACCTCAGAAGAAGCTCGTGAAGCCGGTGCTTTAAGCCACAAAAATGATGATCGCAACGGCCGCTCAGGTGGTCGCAGCCGTTATGATGACGACGAAGATGATAACCGTGGCGGCAACCGTTCAGGCGGTCGTGGTCGCAGCCGTTATGATGATGACGAAGATGATAACCGTGGCGGCAACCGTTCAGGCGGTCGTGGCCGTAGCCGTTATGATGACGACGAAGATGACAACCGTGGCGGCAACCGTTCAGGTGGCCGTAGCCGTTATGATGAAGACGAAGATGATAACCGTGGCGGCAACCGTTCAGGTGGTCGTGGCCGTAGCCGTTATGATGACGAAGAAGATGACAACCGCGGCGGCAATCGTTCAGGCGGTCGTGGCCGTAGCCGTTATGATGAAGACGAAGATGATAACCGTGGCGGCAACCGTTCAAGCGGTCGTGGCCGTAGCCGTTATGATGACGACGAAGATGACAACCGTGGCGGCAACCGTTCAGGCGGTCGTGGCCGTAGCCGTTATGATGACGACGAAGATGATAACCGTGGCGGTAACCGTTCAAGCGGTCGTGGCCGTAGCCGTTATGATGACGACGAAGATGATAACCGTGGCGGCAATCGTTCAGGCGGTCGTGGCCGTAGCCGTTATGATGATGAAGATGATAACCGTGGCGGCAACCGTTCAGGCGGTCGTGGCCGTAGCCGTTATGATGACGACGAAGATGACAACCGCGGCGGCAACCGTTCAGGCGGTCGTGGCCGTAGCCGTTATGATGATGACGAAGATGACAACCGTGGCGGCAACCGTTCAGGCGGTCGTGGCCGTAGCCGTTATGATGACGAAGATGATGATCGTGGCAGCCGTTCAGGTAGCCGTGGCCGCGGTCAACAAAAACGTGATGAATATGGACGCTTTACCCGTGACTAA
- a CDS encoding class I SAM-dependent methyltransferase: MNQSVHPELAQQQQALLFLLDYLKQHRYQFSVITPLSHQRIVNRKLRAMQTAVSFQDIFGWNLPFYAADFPPELFHILQAAQLIRPQQQQWVSTVRVASLGEELFIHSAFPTVEQDAVFFGPDTYRFNYHLTQYLNQQPLSPHRIVEICCGSSAAAITLARKFPDIREIYATDINPKALFYSDINAKSAGVNHIQFLYSDLFNQLQGEFDLIFTNPPYLIDPQERQYRHGGNQLDGTDLAFNIIKQGMHRLTSHGSLFLYTGVAIHEQGNKFLNALKQLMNQYSDFHYDYSEIDSDVFGEELDQPGYEQIERIALALVKIKRLVQ; encoded by the coding sequence ATGAATCAAAGTGTTCATCCTGAGCTTGCACAGCAACAGCAGGCTCTGCTTTTTTTACTGGATTATTTAAAACAGCACCGTTATCAATTTAGCGTCATTACCCCTCTGTCTCATCAACGCATTGTCAATCGAAAATTGCGTGCGATGCAAACTGCAGTGAGCTTCCAGGACATTTTTGGCTGGAATCTCCCTTTTTATGCAGCTGATTTTCCACCGGAATTATTTCATATATTACAGGCTGCTCAACTCATCCGGCCACAACAGCAGCAATGGGTCAGTACCGTCCGAGTAGCGAGTTTAGGAGAGGAACTGTTTATTCACTCCGCTTTCCCCACCGTAGAGCAAGACGCCGTCTTCTTCGGTCCAGACACTTATCGTTTTAACTATCATTTAACCCAATATCTAAATCAACAACCGCTTTCTCCACACAGGATAGTAGAAATTTGCTGTGGAAGCTCTGCGGCTGCGATTACCCTCGCGAGAAAGTTTCCAGATATTCGGGAAATTTATGCTACGGATATTAATCCGAAAGCATTGTTTTACAGTGATATTAATGCAAAATCAGCGGGAGTAAATCATATACAATTTTTATATAGTGATTTATTTAATCAGCTACAAGGTGAATTTGATTTAATTTTTACCAACCCTCCTTATTTAATCGATCCACAGGAGCGTCAATATCGGCATGGTGGCAACCAATTAGATGGCACTGATTTAGCCTTTAATATTATTAAACAAGGAATGCATAGATTAACATCACATGGCAGCCTGTTTTTATATACAGGTGTTGCAATTCATGAACAAGGAAATAAATTTCTCAATGCACTAAAACAGCTCATGAATCAATATTCCGATTTTCATTATGATTATTCAGAAATAGATTCTGATGTTTTTGGCGAAGAATTAGATCAACCCGGCTATGAACAGATTGAACGAATTGCTCTGGCTTTAGTCAAAATTAAACGTCTTGTTCAATAA
- a CDS encoding TIGR03643 family protein: MDETSRIIEMAWEDRTPFEAIERLFGLDESKVIRLMRNHLKPSSFKLWRERVAGRKTKHLKLRAPEVSRAYCSRQYKRH; the protein is encoded by the coding sequence TTGGATGAAACCTCACGTATTATCGAAATGGCATGGGAAGACCGGACACCCTTCGAAGCCATTGAACGTTTGTTTGGTTTAGATGAGTCGAAGGTGATTCGTTTAATGCGAAATCATTTAAAACCCAGTAGCTTCAAATTATGGCGTGAGCGTGTAGCAGGACGAAAAACCAAACATCTAAAATTACGTGCGCCTGAAGTCAGCCGTGCTTATTGTTCACGTCAATATAAACGCCACTGA
- the katE gene encoding catalase HPII, translating to MKSQNKDNQNQKNEQLDQVRSDPTHQVLTTNQGVKIADNQNSLRAGIRGSTLLEDFILREKITHFDHERIPERIVHARGVGAHGYFKAYPGNERFTKAGFLTDPDIETPIFVRFSTVQGPRGSADTVRDIRGFAIKFYTQEGNYDLVGNNVPVFFVQDGIKFPDFVHAVKPEPDTEIPTGASAHDTFWDFVSLVPESAHAVIWAMSDRAIPRSLRAIQGFGVHTFRLVDAQGKGRFVKFHWTPKQGLQSLLWDEAQKLAGKDPDFHRRDLYQAIEQGIYPEWELGVQIVEEEDEMSFDFDLLDPTKIIPEELVPITPLGRFVLNRNVDNFFSEVEQVAFCPGHIVPGIDFTNDPLLQARLFSYTDTQLSRLGGPNFHQIPINQPVCPFHNNQRDGMHQMRVFKGQSSYQPNSTGDNWPIETPPAEQNGGFESYQERIDGSKIRQRSESFSDHFSQPRLYYKSLAPHEQKHVVEAYTFELSKVKNPAIRQRQVQQILANIDPDLAQQVGKNLGIEVIDLEQKFKESQVEKSAKLSMQAFIPEDIKGRKIAVLLHDQVYSDGLEQVKAWAAQEGVIIELLTPSVAPVKDAQGKTLPSDGMQSAEPSIAYDAVILPDGANLDAVLQDGMVKHYLLEAYKHLKPIVFLGNRTAFFEQLGLYEDEGTFSQADFMQVTEPLKQLLRQHRVWSREPVAALVPA from the coding sequence ATGAAAAGTCAAAATAAAGACAATCAAAATCAAAAAAATGAGCAATTGGATCAGGTGCGTAGTGACCCAACGCATCAGGTACTCACCACCAATCAAGGAGTCAAGATTGCAGATAACCAGAATAGCCTGCGAGCTGGCATTCGTGGTTCAACCTTACTCGAAGATTTTATTCTGCGCGAAAAAATTACCCATTTCGACCATGAGCGTATTCCTGAGCGCATTGTGCACGCCCGCGGGGTCGGGGCACATGGCTATTTTAAGGCATACCCGGGTAATGAACGTTTTACGAAAGCAGGTTTTTTGACGGATCCTGATATTGAAACGCCGATTTTTGTGCGTTTTTCGACGGTGCAAGGGCCGCGTGGTTCCGCGGATACCGTGCGTGATATCCGTGGTTTTGCGATTAAATTTTATACTCAAGAGGGCAATTATGATTTGGTCGGCAATAACGTGCCGGTATTTTTTGTCCAAGATGGCATTAAATTCCCAGACTTTGTACATGCGGTGAAGCCAGAACCGGATACTGAAATTCCGACTGGTGCATCTGCGCATGATACCTTTTGGGATTTTGTTTCTCTGGTACCCGAGTCGGCCCATGCGGTGATCTGGGCTATGTCCGATCGCGCCATTCCACGTTCGCTACGCGCGATTCAGGGCTTTGGGGTGCATACTTTCCGTTTGGTAGATGCTCAAGGGAAAGGGCGTTTCGTGAAATTCCACTGGACACCGAAACAGGGCTTACAGTCTTTGCTTTGGGATGAAGCACAAAAATTGGCCGGTAAAGATCCGGATTTTCACCGCCGTGATCTGTATCAGGCCATTGAACAGGGAATTTATCCGGAATGGGAATTGGGTGTGCAGATTGTCGAAGAAGAAGATGAAATGAGTTTTGATTTTGACCTGCTTGATCCCACTAAAATTATTCCAGAAGAATTGGTGCCAATTACCCCATTGGGCCGTTTTGTACTGAACCGTAATGTTGATAATTTCTTTTCGGAAGTCGAACAGGTCGCATTCTGCCCGGGGCATATTGTGCCTGGAATTGATTTTACTAATGATCCACTGTTACAGGCGCGATTATTTTCCTATACCGATACTCAGCTGAGCCGTCTAGGCGGACCGAATTTCCATCAGATCCCGATTAACCAGCCGGTTTGCCCATTTCATAACAACCAGCGTGATGGTATGCATCAAATGCGGGTATTTAAGGGACAGTCTTCCTATCAGCCGAATTCGACAGGGGATAACTGGCCGATTGAGACGCCTCCTGCGGAGCAGAATGGCGGGTTTGAAAGTTATCAGGAGCGTATCGATGGCTCTAAAATTCGTCAGCGTAGTGAATCCTTCTCAGATCACTTTTCGCAACCACGACTGTATTATAAGAGCCTGGCACCTCATGAACAAAAGCATGTGGTGGAAGCCTATACCTTTGAGCTGAGCAAAGTCAAAAATCCTGCAATCCGTCAACGTCAGGTGCAACAGATTTTGGCCAATATTGATCCTGATCTGGCACAGCAGGTTGGTAAGAACCTAGGGATAGAAGTCATTGACCTGGAGCAAAAGTTTAAAGAAAGTCAGGTGGAAAAGTCGGCCAAACTTTCGATGCAGGCCTTTATCCCGGAAGATATCAAGGGCCGTAAGATTGCCGTGTTATTGCATGATCAGGTCTATAGTGATGGTCTGGAACAGGTCAAAGCCTGGGCGGCACAGGAAGGGGTTATCATTGAGCTGCTCACCCCAAGTGTGGCACCGGTCAAAGATGCACAGGGCAAGACACTGCCTTCTGACGGCATGCAAAGTGCAGAACCATCGATTGCGTATGATGCGGTGATTTTACCGGATGGAGCCAATCTGGATGCAGTACTGCAAGATGGCATGGTCAAACATTATCTGCTCGAGGCGTACAAACACTTAAAACCGATTGTGTTCTTGGGGAATCGGACGGCTTTCTTCGAACAGCTCGGACTCTATGAAGACGAAGGCACCTTTAGCCAAGCTGATTTTATGCAGGTGACTGAGCCATTAAAACAACTGCTGCGTCAGCACCGTGTCTGGTCTAGGGAGCCAGTAGCTGCTCTGGTTCCAGCATAA
- a CDS encoding iron-containing redox enzyme family protein produces the protein MTVIVKDRLLNLLQGQLNSYYEWVGFFLDPNICDYEKEKHAAHFLNKELEQIDLSLVAFPVEISQIPAWCQAENQTTGVKYQAYLERRRGGAKREYFPHIGQAFEFLVKIAPVKKVDGAWLYSLLQYWNAPTFHDLILIYLEELGLGQTSANHVCMYDDLLRVLGLDDFEDLLEDQYYHHPAIQLALAYAPAEFIPEIIGFNLGYEQLPLHLLITNYELAELGIDSKYFNQHITIDNLDSGHAYKSIQAVECFSEKYPDQAQFLHRLKRGYVLNYRGVSSTQIIQNLDLQQWVYKIFKRKARVGQLIHNDKCKFANRSVNQWLSQPEKVEQFLEHLVEHRWIQLNADPEQSRFWQLIHHVDGKMYGVFSLAEQQMIHDWIAGDNGGSSYLACKKIMHQDQHIQAHLFDYFADDELETLQNKIAQAHTVAHKICKLIPFLAPGLHHKNIGLWSTQKFVECLFPYVIHHPISNQPIHLTPQNIHSP, from the coding sequence ATGACAGTAATCGTGAAAGACAGATTATTGAATCTCTTGCAGGGACAATTAAACAGTTATTATGAGTGGGTCGGTTTTTTTTTAGATCCCAATATTTGTGATTATGAAAAAGAAAAACACGCAGCACATTTTCTGAATAAAGAACTCGAGCAGATTGATTTATCTCTAGTGGCTTTTCCTGTTGAAATTAGCCAGATTCCCGCCTGGTGTCAGGCAGAAAATCAAACAACGGGTGTCAAATATCAAGCCTATCTAGAACGGCGGCGTGGCGGAGCTAAGCGTGAATATTTTCCCCATATCGGGCAAGCTTTTGAGTTCTTGGTCAAGATTGCACCAGTAAAGAAAGTGGATGGTGCTTGGCTGTATAGTCTACTGCAATACTGGAATGCCCCGACTTTTCATGACCTGATTCTGATTTATCTAGAAGAGTTAGGACTCGGGCAGACCAGCGCTAATCACGTCTGCATGTATGATGATTTGCTGCGTGTCTTGGGGCTCGATGATTTTGAAGATCTGCTGGAAGATCAATACTATCACCATCCGGCTATTCAGCTGGCTTTAGCATATGCACCAGCCGAGTTTATTCCTGAAATTATCGGCTTCAATTTGGGCTATGAACAGCTGCCTTTACATTTATTGATTACCAATTATGAGCTAGCGGAATTGGGGATCGATTCTAAATATTTTAATCAGCATATCACCATTGATAATCTCGACAGCGGCCATGCGTATAAGTCCATCCAAGCGGTTGAATGCTTTTCTGAAAAATATCCCGATCAGGCCCAGTTCCTGCACCGATTAAAACGAGGCTATGTACTGAATTATCGTGGAGTCAGCTCAACACAGATCATTCAGAATCTTGATCTGCAACAGTGGGTTTATAAAATTTTTAAACGGAAGGCCCGAGTGGGTCAGTTAATCCATAATGATAAATGTAAGTTCGCCAATCGATCGGTGAATCAGTGGCTTTCACAGCCGGAAAAAGTAGAACAATTCCTTGAGCATCTGGTTGAACATCGTTGGATCCAATTGAATGCCGATCCGGAACAAAGCCGTTTCTGGCAATTGATCCATCATGTCGATGGCAAGATGTATGGGGTATTTAGTCTAGCAGAACAACAGATGATCCATGACTGGATTGCGGGAGATAACGGTGGCAGCAGTTATCTGGCCTGTAAAAAAATCATGCATCAAGACCAGCACATTCAGGCCCATCTGTTCGACTATTTTGCTGATGACGAGCTGGAAACCCTACAAAATAAAATCGCTCAAGCGCATACCGTGGCGCATAAAATTTGCAAGCTGATCCCGTTTCTTGCTCCCGGACTACATCACAAAAATATCGGTCTGTGGAGTACCCAGAAATTCGTGGAATGCCTTTTCCCTTATGTGATCCATCATCCGATCTCGAACCAGCCCATTCATTTAACCCCTCAAAATATTCATTCTCCATAA
- a CDS encoding CinA family protein — protein sequence MFNRCCKQLSQKKIKVAFFESASAGYLAYQFSLSPFSGDILIGSLVSYDLTVKENVLGISSELIEQYTAESMQVTQEMIHKGKKFFLADLYVACTGLLKKGGSETHEKPVGTFFYCIWYKDKIYNFRCHYTGTPEKKLKDLLKEITENISKIVSNQK from the coding sequence ATGTTTAATCGGTGTTGTAAACAACTCTCGCAAAAAAAGATTAAAGTAGCTTTTTTTGAAAGTGCTTCGGCAGGCTATCTCGCTTATCAATTTTCCCTCAGTCCTTTTTCAGGTGACATCCTGATTGGAAGCTTGGTCAGCTACGATTTAACAGTCAAAGAAAATGTCCTAGGGATCTCTTCAGAACTCATTGAGCAATACACTGCTGAATCAATGCAAGTGACGCAAGAGATGATCCATAAAGGAAAAAAGTTTTTCCTCGCTGATTTATATGTGGCTTGTACCGGATTATTAAAAAAAGGTGGCTCTGAAACACATGAAAAACCCGTCGGTACTTTTTTCTATTGCATCTGGTATAAGGATAAAATCTATAATTTTCGCTGTCATTATACCGGCACACCCGAAAAAAAATTAAAAGACCTGCTGAAAGAAATTACAGAAAATATTTCAAAAATCGTCAGCAATCAAAAATAA
- a CDS encoding integrase family protein yields MSSSRVKLTKSFIDQLELVPAIYRDSELIGFAIRVNASYKTYIVEKKVLGKTVRSTIGLHGNLTLVQAREIARERLAKMSQGINPNEEKRKAIADEKAKSDLSKRKPTLEEAFENYFEHKNLKPRTLFDYKIVLNNYLDDWKAIKLDEISRSMIQQKHTELSKRSMAQANMAMRVFRAIYNYSVEHYLDENDKPLLDAHNPVKTLTAKNAWNKIKRRKSYINEDQLPDWIKAVFEYSDRGQKNETNRDFLLTLILTGFRRDECESIAWSSIDLKYGHITSIDPKNGEPHTLPMGDFLFELMKKRRRQIQGEWVFPSAKSTAGHIVNISKVRNKINESCGIHFTFHDLRRTFGSIAENLDYGRYTIKRLLNHKEDDDRDVTAGYIQVSDKKLREAMNAIEDIVLGGYKAKYIKEMRKF; encoded by the coding sequence ATGTCGTCATCAAGAGTAAAGCTAACAAAGTCATTTATTGACCAACTTGAATTGGTTCCGGCGATTTATCGTGACAGTGAGCTAATTGGCTTTGCTATCCGTGTGAATGCTTCATATAAAACTTACATCGTTGAGAAGAAGGTTCTAGGCAAAACAGTACGGTCTACCATTGGTCTACATGGCAACCTTACCCTTGTCCAGGCGCGTGAAATCGCCCGTGAAAGGCTGGCTAAGATGTCACAAGGCATCAATCCAAATGAGGAAAAACGAAAAGCCATTGCAGATGAGAAAGCTAAAAGTGACTTATCAAAAAGAAAGCCAACACTTGAAGAAGCGTTCGAGAATTACTTTGAACATAAGAACCTAAAGCCACGTACGCTTTTTGACTATAAGATCGTTCTAAATAACTATCTGGATGACTGGAAGGCTATCAAGCTGGATGAAATATCCAGATCTATGATTCAGCAAAAACATACCGAGCTGTCAAAAAGAAGTATGGCCCAGGCAAATATGGCAATGCGAGTATTCAGAGCTATATATAACTATTCCGTTGAGCATTACTTAGATGAAAACGATAAACCACTTTTAGATGCTCATAACCCGGTTAAAACACTTACTGCAAAAAATGCATGGAATAAAATCAAAAGAAGAAAGAGCTATATCAATGAGGATCAGCTGCCAGACTGGATCAAAGCAGTCTTTGAATATTCGGATCGTGGCCAGAAGAATGAAACCAACAGAGACTTTCTACTCACGTTGATTTTGACCGGATTCCGCCGAGATGAATGTGAATCCATTGCATGGAGCAGCATTGATCTCAAATATGGTCACATTACGTCTATAGATCCAAAGAATGGCGAACCACACACCCTACCTATGGGTGACTTTCTGTTTGAGCTGATGAAGAAACGCAGACGTCAGATCCAAGGTGAATGGGTCTTCCCTTCCGCCAAGTCTACTGCTGGCCATATCGTGAATATCTCAAAAGTAAGAAATAAGATTAATGAATCATGCGGGATACACTTCACCTTTCATGATTTGAGAAGGACATTTGGCTCTATTGCGGAAAATCTAGATTATGGGCGCTACACAATCAAACGGTTACTCAACCATAAAGAAGATGATGACCGTGATGTGACTGCTGGTTACATTCAAGTGAGTGATAAAAAACTACGTGAAGCGATGAATGCCATTGAAGATATTGTGCTTGGTGGCTATAAAGCCAAATACATAAAAGAAATGAGAAAATTTTAA